One part of the Sphingopyxis sp. PAMC25046 genome encodes these proteins:
- a CDS encoding diguanylate cyclase: protein MMSRSDLPRSAPRIGARTTLQKLLSRFHFGITLFAVALSGLTILLAGVTALRGYADRNMELAAQLGAYGVEPALVFNDPVAAREGLEPLTRIPGIARLRVLNDVGRPVTEWTSPTADPAPMLSRIFFPRPFAVTVQRNGSTIGTIEVWGDSSTLVDYVRLGLLAGLTCLLITAFGTIFLARRFEYELVKPLNEIATVAHDVRLHRRFDKRVQPLGIAELDRLGGDINALLDELQGWQGHMESERAMLAHRASHDTLTAMPNRAAFDEQLARRIDAAAARGSRFALLFIDADNFKAANDNFGHAAGDAVLVALSACIKETLRKDDFAARIGGDEFVVIIDPFDVGAAADELADRIRTCVSQPITLPDGQTYRASVSVGVATFPDSGSNATALLTAADAAMYADKLANRSR from the coding sequence ATGATGAGCAGATCCGATCTGCCTCGCTCCGCCCCACGCATCGGCGCGCGCACAACGCTGCAAAAACTGCTGTCACGCTTCCATTTCGGCATCACGCTGTTCGCCGTCGCCTTGTCGGGACTGACGATCCTGCTTGCCGGGGTGACGGCGCTGCGTGGTTATGCCGACCGCAACATGGAATTGGCCGCGCAGCTCGGCGCCTATGGCGTCGAGCCGGCGCTGGTGTTCAACGATCCGGTCGCGGCGCGCGAAGGGCTCGAACCGCTGACCCGCATTCCCGGCATAGCGCGGTTGCGGGTACTCAACGATGTCGGCCGACCCGTGACCGAGTGGACGTCGCCTACCGCCGATCCGGCCCCCATGCTCAGCCGTATATTCTTCCCCCGCCCCTTCGCGGTGACGGTCCAGCGCAACGGATCGACGATCGGGACGATCGAGGTGTGGGGCGACAGTTCGACGCTGGTCGACTATGTCCGGCTCGGTCTGCTCGCCGGGCTGACCTGCTTGCTCATTACCGCATTCGGCACGATCTTTCTCGCGCGGCGGTTCGAATATGAGCTCGTCAAGCCGCTTAACGAAATCGCGACCGTCGCGCATGACGTGCGGCTGCATCGCCGCTTCGACAAGCGGGTCCAGCCGCTCGGCATCGCCGAACTCGACCGGCTGGGGGGCGACATCAATGCCTTGCTCGATGAATTGCAGGGCTGGCAGGGTCATATGGAAAGCGAACGCGCGATGCTCGCCCACCGCGCGTCGCACGACACGCTGACCGCGATGCCGAACCGCGCGGCCTTCGACGAACAGCTCGCACGGCGTATCGATGCAGCGGCGGCACGCGGCAGCCGCTTTGCGCTGCTGTTCATCGATGCCGACAATTTCAAGGCAGCCAATGACAATTTCGGCCACGCCGCGGGCGACGCCGTGCTCGTCGCGCTTTCGGCGTGTATCAAGGAAACGCTTCGCAAGGACGATTTCGCTGCCCGCATCGGCGGCGACGAATTCGTCGTCATCATCGATCCCTTCGACGTCGGTGCGGCCGCCGACGAGCTTGCCGACCGGATCCGCACCTGCGTTTCGCAACCCATCACGTTGCCGGACGGGCAAACCTATCGCGCGTCGGTCAGCGTCGGAGTCGCCACCTTCCCGGACAGCGGCAGCAACGCGACCGCGCTGCTCACCGCCGCCGATGCCGCGATGTATGCGGACAAATTGGCCAACCGTTCCCGATGA
- a CDS encoding YfiR family protein, whose amino-acid sequence MLASLFLIGALVTTPQMSVQAAGQSVIDESAGGMTQAVNRMIGGIVSYARWPDGSSAANRRMCVVGTPRLAPRMAPDTPGRGSISVRLTPAAGVTPDCDILFLGRMPVADRRQLIAWVHGRPVLTITDDDAACIYGAMFCLNSRASSLSFSVNLDAIGRGPLRIDPRVLRIGSGQGGA is encoded by the coding sequence GTGCTGGCATCACTGTTTCTGATCGGCGCGTTGGTGACGACGCCGCAGATGTCGGTTCAGGCGGCAGGTCAGTCGGTCATCGACGAAAGCGCCGGCGGGATGACGCAGGCGGTCAACCGGATGATCGGCGGCATCGTGAGCTATGCCCGCTGGCCCGACGGGTCGTCCGCCGCCAACCGCCGGATGTGCGTCGTCGGAACGCCGCGCCTCGCTCCCCGCATGGCGCCGGATACGCCGGGCCGGGGTTCGATCTCGGTCCGTCTGACCCCTGCAGCCGGCGTCACCCCCGATTGCGACATATTGTTCCTAGGCCGGATGCCGGTTGCCGACCGCCGGCAATTGATAGCATGGGTTCACGGCCGCCCGGTTCTGACGATCACCGACGATGACGCGGCCTGCATCTATGGCGCGATGTTCTGCCTCAACAGCCGCGCCTCGAGCCTCAGCTTCTCGGTCAATCTCGACGCGATCGGTCGCGGCCCGCTGCGGATCGACCCGCGCGTGCTGCGCATCGGTTCCGGGCAGGGAGGCGCATGA